The Paenibacillus sp. G2S3 region ACATGCTGTAGTTATTGGGATTGCCGATCAATTTCATGTGGAGGCAGCTAAACAAGCCTTGCGTGCAGGTAAACATGTCTTGGTAGAAAAGCCTCTAGGCGTATCCATCGAAGAAGTGGAAGAATTAAAAGAGCTTGTGGATCGTACCGATCTCAAAGTGCAAGTGGGGAATATGAAGAGATTTGACCCCGGTATAGTAGCAGCTAAAGAGTTTGTAGATCATGAAATGGGTGAGATTATTGGCCTAAAAGCTTGGTATTGTGATTCCACCTATCGATATACTGTCACCGAGAATGTTCAACCAGTGATCCTATCCGGTAAAAATATGAAGAGACCTGCTGGAGATCCAAAAGCAAATAAGGAACGCTATTATATTTTAGGTCATGGAAGCCATTTGTTCGATACTGCAAGATTTCTAGGTGGGAATATTGTAAGTGTGAAAGTATGGAATACGCAAAAGTTCGGTGCTTATTGTTGGTTTATTACTGCGGAGTTTGAAAGCGGCTTTGTAGCCCAATTAGATTTGACCATTGCGGTTCGGATGGATTGGCATGAAGGATTCCAAATTTATGGTGAATTCGGATCCGTAGTAGGGAAGACATACAACCCTTGGACACTAAAATCAAGCGATGTAGAAATTTTCAAAGCTAGTGATAACAGCTACCACAGACCACTCGGAGCAGATGGTCATTTTTATAGATTGCAGATTGAAGGGTTCGCAGATTCTATTCTCCATAATAAGCCAGGTGTAGGTGCAACAATTGAGGATGGGATTGCTACGATGAGAGCGATGCTCGCTGTGGAAGAATCGGTTAAGACCGGAAATACGATTTACCTTAGTGACGTTTCGGGTCCGTTATAAAGGAGGGAATCTTGTGCCTTACTTTACCTACGATCACATTCGATTTTATTATGAAGATGATAGAGGGGATGGAGAGCCTTTTATTTTTCTTCATGGTCTGGGCGGAGACGTTAATCAAACTTTCGGTTTAATGAAGCAAACACATCACATACGAAGGATCTCATTAGATTTTCGTGGTCATGGAAAGACGGTGGCGTTTGGCCATGTGGATGACTTTTCTTTTAAACAATTCGCCGAGGATGTGATGGCTTTAACGAAATACCTGCATATCAGTCAATTCAGTATTGGAGGGATTTCCACAGGTGCTGGGGTGTCGCTACATTTGGCATTGAGATATCCGGATAGCGTTAAGAAGCTTATTCTGTTACGTCCAGCCTGGGAAGATAAACCGCAAGAGAAGTTGGTTCGTGAAGCTTTTGCCAAAATTTATGATGTACTGCAGGATACAGATACCCTAACCGCTCAAAATAGATACGAAAATTCAGAGGTCTATAAAACCATGTCTTCATTATCGTCTTATGCGGGTGAATCCTTATTAGGGCAGTTTAAATATCCTTATGTAAAAGAAACCTCTATGAAGTTTGTGAAGCTGCCAAAGGATTGTCCCAATGATGATCGTGAGGCCTGGAAGAACTTAAAGCTGCCCACATTGATCCTTGCTAGTCAACTTGATCCTATTCATCCATACGCCTACGGACTATTACTCTCAGAATATATCCCAAACGCTCAATTTATTGAGATTACTTCGAAAACGCTCAGCAATGAGCAGCATAATCATGATTCCTATAAGGCTATTGAGAGCTTTTTAAACGAAAGATGAGCACAAGCTTCAGGTGGTGTTCATCTTTTTTTGTACTAATATAAGAACGTATTATACTGTAACGACGTTAACTCCAAGTTTTTTATATGTATCAACAATTTTATTGTCTACTGTACCTTCAGTGATTAAATAGTCTAACGCGGATACCTTGGCTACAAAAAAAGTAGATATTTTCTCCAGCTTTTCTTTCGTAGCTATGGCAATGACCATGGAAGATTGTTCAATTAATTGATTTTTAATAATAGATTCCTCATAAGAAGGAACGGTTATACCCACCTTTGAATCCAGCGTGGATACGCCAAGAATCGTAAGATCCAAATGGATTTGTTGTATCGCTCTAAGCGTTGAGGCTCCGAATAATACTTGATTCTTTTTATCGAGGTCGCCACCTAATAAGGTTATACTAGCTTTGGACAACCGGCATAGTGATAACGCAATAGAGGGGGAGTTGGTAATAATTCTTCCATCAAAATGCTCAGGGATGTTCTCGGCTACTTTTAAATTTGTGGACCCTCCATCAATAAAGATAACCTTTGCATTCTCAATAAGCGTGCAAGCTCGTTTAGCTAAGTCAGCTTTAGTCTGGCTATTAAATTCTACACGTGAATTGAAATCTTTCATGTCATTAATAAGACTATGGGCTCCACCATGAATTCGTTTGAGAAGTCCCAGCTTCGACAGGCTTTGTAAGTCTTTTCGAATGGTATCTTCCGTTACATTTAATTCCTGTGTTAATTCTTGGACAACAACGCGGCCTTCGGTCTCTACTTTTTTTAGGATGTACGCCTGTCTGTCAGCTTTTAGCACCGATCCACCTCTTTTCACAAAATGCTTTAAAGGATGTACTTAACGTTACTATTTTACTACATATGAAATGAATTTGAAAAAAATCAATCGTTTTTACGTTCAACTCCGTCTTACTTATAGATATATGAGGTGGATGCATCTTCCTGATAGAAGATAGAGGGGGTGGTGGAAGGTGGAAAACACAATGGATGAAGTCAGAATGGTAGATTTTGCGCAAATGGATGAAGAAGCTTTTTTTAGTCGATTGTATGTGGAACATCGAAAAATGTACGCCATTGCCTACAGTTATCTGCGAACAGAGGCGGATACGCTGGAAGTGATCCAAGAAGCATCATGCAGGGCATGGATGAAACGTAAAAAATTAAAGGATGAACAGTCCTTCACACCCTGGCTGATTCGAATAACGATCAACTGCTGCATGGATGAGCTACGGCGCAAAAAGCGTGTGGTTGTAGCGGAGAAGATGGTGGAGGAAGCGGCACAGGAAATGAAGAGTAATGACCGAATTGACCTGGAGCGTGCGATGAATCGGATAAAGCCTAAATACAGGCATGTCGTAACGCTTAAATACTACCATGACATGACCACTGTCGAAATTGCCAAAGTGCTAAAAAGGCCAGAAGGTACGATTAAGACTTGGCTGCGCGAAGGACTCAAACAGCTTCGAAGTTATCTATAGCGATATTGGAGGTGAATGGAATGACAGAAAAAGAAGAACGTATTCTACGTAAGAACGTCGATGATATGCAACAGAATGTCGAAACAATACAGGAGATGAAAATCTACAACGCTATGAAAAAGGGAATTGTGGAAGGGAAGAAGCGAGAAAAACGACGCATCTATACTACAGGTATGGGCGTGGTTGCAGCTGCAGCGGTTGCGTTACTGTTTACATACTCAACAATCGGATTACCGAATAAGGGAGTGGCACAACCTTCAGTACAATCGGCAAGCACAAAAAACACGGATAATTTCAAAGCTTATCGCTCGTTCTCAAGGTTAGAGCCTGCGCTGGCCAGTGCACTTGAGCAGAATCTCGTTGTGCCAGTTGGACAGAGCGCTGAAAACAAGGGTTACCGGATAGATGTGACAGGTGCCGTTACAGATGGACGGAAGGTTTATGTTTTATACAGTGTACAGAACAATACGGACGAAGTGATTATACACGCGGATTTTGAGCTTCAATTTGAAGGGATACAGGAGTCGCCTCTTCACAAAGGCGCATCATTAAGTATGCTCGCTAGTGAGAGTAGAATTCAACCCGGACAGTCTATGGATTTTATATACTCCACTAATCTTTCATCATCGGTAAAATATCCAAAGAAAGTCAACTATAATATAATTCTTACCGAAACTTCAGATAAGGCTCTCCTATCCAGTAGTAATAAGTATCGAACTAGCCTAGATGTTGCTTTCGAGCTTGATCCTGACATGCTCAAAGCACAGGAACGTATGCTGGATACAGACGGAACACTGACAGTGGACGGGCAAAAGATTAAAGTGAATCAAGTTCAATATACTCCGCTTAGCACTTATGTAGATCTGGAGTATGATCAAAACAATGCTAAACAAATTTTTCAATTAATTAATCCAGTACTGATTAGTAAAAAAGGGGACACAGTTGAGAAGTTATATTACCCCTATATCATCAATTCTGACAATTCTGAAGTCTATACGGACAACTCCAAGTTTACGTTAGTGTTCAAGAATAGTAAGGGCAGCCAGCAGCCGGATTCTGTGACGCTGAAAGCATTCGGAATTTCGGCTGTCGAAAAGGATCAAATGAAAATTGTCGTGGATCTTAACAAATATCAGCTTATTGAAGCGCCCGGAACTGGACTTGAGTTAGTCACGCCAAAGCAAGAGAATAACGTAGAGGAAGGAGAAATCCTCCTAAGACGTAATCTTGAGAATGCTCAATATTTAGAAGGCTCTACTAGACTTGCTGAGACTTTTACTGACGCAAAAGGGAAGGTACATAATAGAGCACCTTCCACAAGCAGCTTCAGCAGCTATACGACTTCTAAGGATGGGTCAGCCGTGAACGAGTTTGGATATAATTTTGGCGCGAATGCGAAAAACTATCCTCAGCCATTAACGATTACGTTAGAGAAATATACAAATCCAATTATGGATACGCAGGCTGTGGAGTTGTACTCGATTAACCGTTGATATTTCATCAACGGTTTTTTTGTGTTCTCAGAGAATTTATTCCTTGAAATTTAAGAAATACTTAATATATACCATACTTCTTTTTAAAAAGTTTTGCTTATTCTAAGTACAGGAAGGAGGTTACTGAAAGAATGATAAACCTAATTATGAAGAAATGGCTCCGAAAGGATGTCTCAGCGGCAATAATGTTCCTGGCACCAAGCGGTATCGGATTCGCGATGTTTTACCTTATACCGTTTGTTATGGGAGTATTCTATTCTTTTATGGACAGCACGATAGAGGGCCACTTTGTAGGGTTTGATAATTACCGAGAGCTGCTAGATAGCGATTCTTTCCGTAAAGCAGCATCTAATACATTTTATTTTAGTGTGATAAGTGTTCCACTAATGCTTGTGCTCTCGTTAGGATTAGCAATGCTATTGAATAAAAATACATATCTTCGGAATTGGCTGAGGACTGGATACGTGTTGCCGCTTGTCGTACCTGTCGCCTCCATCATTCTGATCTGGCAGATGCTCTTCGATTGGAATGGCTCGCTTAACGCCTGGCTGAACAACTTCGGTATCGATCGTGTGGATTGGATGAAGACGGATGCAGCTAGAAATGTAATCATTGTTGTTTATTTATGGAAGAACATCGGTTATAACGTGATTTTATTCTTGGCGGGATTGCAGCAAATTCCAAAGGATTATTATGAAACGGCTCAAATTGAAGGTGCTGGACGATTACGGCAGTTTCGCAGTATTACGCTTGTCTATCTAACCTCTTCGATGTTTTTTGTAATCATCATGTCGATTATTAATTCATTCAAAGTGTTTCGAGAAACGTATTTAATCGCTGGTGATTATCCGCACGACAGCATTTACATGCTGCAGCATTATATGAACAATATGTTCATGTCGCTCGATGTTCAGAAGCTGACTGCCGCGGCGACCTTGATGTTTGGTTGTATTTTATTGATTGTGTTGGGATTGTTTGCATTTGAACGGAGGCATAGACAATTCATGGAATAGGGGTGAAAAGGTTGTGCCAGTTGTCAAAGTGTTGCGAAAAGGGGCATTAACACTCGTCATGGCTGTTATTGCAGTCTTGTTATTATTCCCGATTGTGATCACATTCACAAATTCGCTTATGACAGAGAAAGAAATTGAGATCAATTATGGACCTATCGGGCAGATGAATGAGGTGATTGAAGGGAGAGAAGATCCTTTTGTAAATTTAAAATTGCTGCCTGATCAAGTGTCCTTGGACCAGTACACTAAGGTTCTCCTAGACAACCCTAAATATCTGACGATGTTCTGGAACTCAGTATTCATGGTCGTACCCATCATTGCAGGACAGACTTTAGTAGCAGCACTCGCTGCCTATGCTTTCTCGAAGCTGAAATTCCGGGGGCGAGATCCTTTGTTTCTTATCTATGTCCTAACGATGCTCATGCCTTTCCAAGTGACGTTAGTGCCGAACTATATTATGGCGGATAAGCTTGGAATACTAGATAGTCCAAATGCGATTATATTACCTGGAATTTTCGCAGCTTTTGGTGTGTTTATGCTCAGGCAATTCATGCTGGATATACCATACGCCTATATCGAAGCGAGCAAAATGGATGGAGCCGGACATTTGCTGATCTTTTACAGGATTATTATTCCGATGATTAAACCTGGTCTGGCAGCACTCGTCATATTATTGTTCGTGGATTATTGGAACATGGTGGAGCAGCCGCTTATTTTTCTGGATGATCCGTTTAAGCAGCCCTTGTCAGTCTTTTTATCGAGGATCAATGAAGGGGAGCGAGGAATCGCTTTTGCTGCATCCATACTCTATATGGCTCCAATGGTGTTGCTGTTTTTGTATGCGGAATCGTATTTTATTGAAGGCGTTCAATTGTCTGGTATCAAAGGTTGATTGGAGGAGAATGACGGGATATGGAGTTAGGTATAAAGCCGACTGATCGTAGACGTAAACGAAATATTCAAGTCGTCTTCATGGTTTTTATGGGATTATTGTTGTTTTTTACATTGTTCAGTAACACGATACAAACTTTGACCTTGCCGAAAGTTAGAACCGAAAAACCAACAAAGGGAAATCTTTTATTTACGATTGAAGGTAGTGGGATATTGCAGCCACTTGCTGAAGTTAAACTTTCGAATACTTCCGGACTAAAGGTCGAACAAATTCTAGTGAAAGAAGGACAACGTGTAAAAAAGGGACAAAAGCTTATTATCTATGAGAGCAAAACGGCTGAGCAAGAATTGAAAGAAGAAATAACAAATTTAGAAAAGCAGAAAATTGATCAACAGAATAGGCAAGATCAGTACATCCAATCCGCGCTGGAGGAGGATGAATTCAAAATCAGAAATGCAAGACGTGATATCGAAAAAGGTAAGTTAGATATCTTAGCTCAGGAAAATAAGATTAACGGACTAAAAATTCGTCTAACAAGCGAAAAAAAACTATTTTCTCCTTTCGATGGTCTAATATCAAAACTGAGTGCCGTCGAAGGGTTAGCTGCAATGGGAGAACCGGATGTTATTGTATCGAACAGCAGTCGGGGTTACAGATTGGATATTATTGTGGATTCCGCGCATTTGTCCAATTTAGGGATTTCTGCTGGAGAAAAGATAGAGGTGGAGATCGATATGAATCATGGGCAAGAAGCCCGGATCCTAAGCGGCTCCATAGAAGAGGTTGCGAATTCAGAGTCGCTTGCTGATAGCCCCTCTAGTAATGAGTCCGGGAAGACTCAAACCATTCCTCAAAAGAATTTGAGAATAAAAGTCGTTGATCCAGAACTTAAAGGAGGTGAACAGGCTCGGATCAAAATCGAAAAACATTCACTCCAAGAGGGGTTACTCCTATCCAATGAAGCTATTCATGAGGATCGCGAAGGTTTGTTTATCTATAAAGTTGACGAGCAGCGGGGGGCATTAGGCAATGTCTTTGTCGCTCAAAAAGTTCGTATTCACTCCAGTGAAAAAAACGAGAAAGAAACGATGATTCAATCGGATATTCTCTATGAGGAGGATTCAATTATTCTGGAAAGTAATGAACCTCTTGAAGACGGGAACCGAGTTCGACTGCAATAAGAAATCATATAAACGAGAAAATAGGAGGAGGAAATCAAATGATTAAAAGGTCTATTTTTGTACTATTAATGGGTGCTTTGATAATGACAACGGCATGTAACTCCGGAGGTAATGAGAAAGTGGAAAGCAAGGGGGAAACGACAACTGAAGAGGGAAAGACAATCTTGACTCTATCCCTAGCAGAATCGAGTGCATTCTATCAGGCGCTAGAGAAAAAGTTTGAAGCGAAATACCCGGATATCGACCTACAAATTAAGGCATATAAAGAAGTAGGAAATGAGTGGGGGGAGAATGGTTATGTAGAATATAAAAAAACAACGAATACAGCCCTACTCTCTGGAAAAGGTGCAGATATTTTTGATGTAAGCGCCTTTTCAATCAATGATTATGTGAGTAAAAAGTTGCTTGTGAACATGAATGATATATTTGAACACGATAAAACGGTAAATAAGAGTGATTTAGAAATGAATGTTTTGGACGCAATGAAGGTAAACGACGGCCTATATTTCATTCCTACCGGGTTCGCTTTTAGAGCGTTCATAGGTGATGGGAATATGATTAAGAACTCAAATGTGAAGATTGACGATAAGAATTGGACTTGGAAAGAGTTTGGGGAGCAATCGAAGGAAATTATACAACAGGCTGGGAAGGACGCTAAAAACAAACTTTATGCCCTAACGAATTACCCGCCGGAAGTCACACTGCAAGAAATGAGCGTGGATAATTATAATTTTTTTGTTGATAGTGACGCGAAACAAGCGAAGTTCGACTC contains the following coding sequences:
- a CDS encoding Gfo/Idh/MocA family oxidoreductase; this translates as MKKENKLLNIGVLGCGQISQAAHFDSIRRSRNANLYAICDVDEYLLQRMNAIYEPDKVYTDYDQMLADPSVHAVVIGIADQFHVEAAKQALRAGKHVLVEKPLGVSIEEVEELKELVDRTDLKVQVGNMKRFDPGIVAAKEFVDHEMGEIIGLKAWYCDSTYRYTVTENVQPVILSGKNMKRPAGDPKANKERYYILGHGSHLFDTARFLGGNIVSVKVWNTQKFGAYCWFITAEFESGFVAQLDLTIAVRMDWHEGFQIYGEFGSVVGKTYNPWTLKSSDVEIFKASDNSYHRPLGADGHFYRLQIEGFADSILHNKPGVGATIEDGIATMRAMLAVEESVKTGNTIYLSDVSGPL
- a CDS encoding alpha/beta hydrolase; the protein is MPYFTYDHIRFYYEDDRGDGEPFIFLHGLGGDVNQTFGLMKQTHHIRRISLDFRGHGKTVAFGHVDDFSFKQFAEDVMALTKYLHISQFSIGGISTGAGVSLHLALRYPDSVKKLILLRPAWEDKPQEKLVREAFAKIYDVLQDTDTLTAQNRYENSEVYKTMSSLSSYAGESLLGQFKYPYVKETSMKFVKLPKDCPNDDREAWKNLKLPTLILASQLDPIHPYAYGLLLSEYIPNAQFIEITSKTLSNEQHNHDSYKAIESFLNER
- a CDS encoding DeoR/GlpR family DNA-binding transcription regulator; the protein is MLKADRQAYILKKVETEGRVVVQELTQELNVTEDTIRKDLQSLSKLGLLKRIHGGAHSLINDMKDFNSRVEFNSQTKADLAKRACTLIENAKVIFIDGGSTNLKVAENIPEHFDGRIITNSPSIALSLCRLSKASITLLGGDLDKKNQVLFGASTLRAIQQIHLDLTILGVSTLDSKVGITVPSYEESIIKNQLIEQSSMVIAIATKEKLEKISTFFVAKVSALDYLITEGTVDNKIVDTYKKLGVNVVTV
- a CDS encoding sigma-70 family RNA polymerase sigma factor — translated: MDEVRMVDFAQMDEEAFFSRLYVEHRKMYAIAYSYLRTEADTLEVIQEASCRAWMKRKKLKDEQSFTPWLIRITINCCMDELRRKKRVVVAEKMVEEAAQEMKSNDRIDLERAMNRIKPKYRHVVTLKYYHDMTTVEIAKVLKRPEGTIKTWLREGLKQLRSYL
- a CDS encoding DUF4179 domain-containing protein, which translates into the protein MTEKEERILRKNVDDMQQNVETIQEMKIYNAMKKGIVEGKKREKRRIYTTGMGVVAAAAVALLFTYSTIGLPNKGVAQPSVQSASTKNTDNFKAYRSFSRLEPALASALEQNLVVPVGQSAENKGYRIDVTGAVTDGRKVYVLYSVQNNTDEVIIHADFELQFEGIQESPLHKGASLSMLASESRIQPGQSMDFIYSTNLSSSVKYPKKVNYNIILTETSDKALLSSSNKYRTSLDVAFELDPDMLKAQERMLDTDGTLTVDGQKIKVNQVQYTPLSTYVDLEYDQNNAKQIFQLINPVLISKKGDTVEKLYYPYIINSDNSEVYTDNSKFTLVFKNSKGSQQPDSVTLKAFGISAVEKDQMKIVVDLNKYQLIEAPGTGLELVTPKQENNVEEGEILLRRNLENAQYLEGSTRLAETFTDAKGKVHNRAPSTSSFSSYTTSKDGSAVNEFGYNFGANAKNYPQPLTITLEKYTNPIMDTQAVELYSINR
- a CDS encoding sugar ABC transporter permease, whose translation is MKKWLRKDVSAAIMFLAPSGIGFAMFYLIPFVMGVFYSFMDSTIEGHFVGFDNYRELLDSDSFRKAASNTFYFSVISVPLMLVLSLGLAMLLNKNTYLRNWLRTGYVLPLVVPVASIILIWQMLFDWNGSLNAWLNNFGIDRVDWMKTDAARNVIIVVYLWKNIGYNVILFLAGLQQIPKDYYETAQIEGAGRLRQFRSITLVYLTSSMFFVIIMSIINSFKVFRETYLIAGDYPHDSIYMLQHYMNNMFMSLDVQKLTAAATLMFGCILLIVLGLFAFERRHRQFME
- a CDS encoding carbohydrate ABC transporter permease; its protein translation is MPVVKVLRKGALTLVMAVIAVLLLFPIVITFTNSLMTEKEIEINYGPIGQMNEVIEGREDPFVNLKLLPDQVSLDQYTKVLLDNPKYLTMFWNSVFMVVPIIAGQTLVAALAAYAFSKLKFRGRDPLFLIYVLTMLMPFQVTLVPNYIMADKLGILDSPNAIILPGIFAAFGVFMLRQFMLDIPYAYIEASKMDGAGHLLIFYRIIIPMIKPGLAALVILLFVDYWNMVEQPLIFLDDPFKQPLSVFLSRINEGERGIAFAASILYMAPMVLLFLYAESYFIEGVQLSGIKG
- a CDS encoding biotin/lipoyl-binding protein, which translates into the protein MELGIKPTDRRRKRNIQVVFMVFMGLLLFFTLFSNTIQTLTLPKVRTEKPTKGNLLFTIEGSGILQPLAEVKLSNTSGLKVEQILVKEGQRVKKGQKLIIYESKTAEQELKEEITNLEKQKIDQQNRQDQYIQSALEEDEFKIRNARRDIEKGKLDILAQENKINGLKIRLTSEKKLFSPFDGLISKLSAVEGLAAMGEPDVIVSNSSRGYRLDIIVDSAHLSNLGISAGEKIEVEIDMNHGQEARILSGSIEEVANSESLADSPSSNESGKTQTIPQKNLRIKVVDPELKGGEQARIKIEKHSLQEGLLLSNEAIHEDREGLFIYKVDEQRGALGNVFVAQKVRIHSSEKNEKETMIQSDILYEEDSIILESNEPLEDGNRVRLQ
- a CDS encoding ABC transporter substrate-binding protein; its protein translation is MIKRSIFVLLMGALIMTTACNSGGNEKVESKGETTTEEGKTILTLSLAESSAFYQALEKKFEAKYPDIDLQIKAYKEVGNEWGENGYVEYKKTTNTALLSGKGADIFDVSAFSINDYVSKKLLVNMNDIFEHDKTVNKSDLEMNVLDAMKVNDGLYFIPTGFAFRAFIGDGNMIKNSNVKIDDKNWTWKEFGEQSKEIIQQAGKDAKNKLYALTNYPPEVTLQEMSVDNYNFFVDSDAKQAKFDSPAFVELLAQIKKMYKEQVMTSEPAEIGNQLFNSIVIGSPTDFIDGPYSYFENPVYLQKPHAGKTGGMRIIPSSSLAIQANTLVKEEAYKFMTFLLSEEAQSLQDREGFSLLQSVNDKNLDDIQEKMKSGAYKLPTGKAAKVSDEEFTRFKEIIHTVDQYADLNTKVLSIIGEESSSFFSGQKSAEAVAKLIQNRVTTVLNE